In Candidatus Eisenbacteria bacterium, the sequence ACAACCACCCCAAGGCTCTTACCGTATTCCGGCAGAAACGGAATCCTCTTCTCATCCTTTTCGGTAGTCACGACAAAAGACGCCCCTTTGTCAGCTTGCAGGAGGAAGGCATCCTTCAGATCTTTCTTCGAGTAGGAGTGGTGATCCGGATATCTGAGAGAATGAAGAACCCTTGCTCCGTGCCGGGAGATGAGTCTCTCAAAGGACGAAGGCCTTCCGATTCCGGAAAGAGCGATGACGTTCTTTCCGTTGAGGAATTCAACGCCCTCAACTCTCCCGCTCCAGGGAAACTTGACTGCCACTGCTCTGTGAGTCTCGCTCAGAACAGGTACACCGGGCGGCAATCTCTTCTTCAATCTCTGAAGAATATCTCTTTCACCCTCATCAGTCTTTGTCAGCACGACAAGGCCGGCTCTCCCAAGTGAGCTCCACCGTTCTCTCATTGGACCTGCGGGCAGAAGATATTTCATTTCCCGGAACTCTGCGGAATCAATGAGAACAATGTCCAGGTCCCTCTTGAGGGAAATGTGTTGAAAACCGTCATCCAGGACGAAGGCCTTCGAGCCGAATGTCCGGGACGCCAGGAAAGCAGACCTGACTCTCCTCTTCCCGACGACAACGGGCACATCGTGAAGCTTCTGCGAGAGGAGAAGAGGTTCGTCGCCCGCGACCTGAAAACCAGGCTCTTCCCCATCTTCTTTCCCTCCGAGGATTGCCACAGTTGATCTCGAACTCCGGCCGTATCCTCTGGTCAGGACAGCGGGCTTTGCACCCATTGCAGCCAGGAGCCGGGCAACTTTCTCAACCACGACGGTCTTTCCGGTACCGCCCGCCGTAAGGTTGCCGACACTTATTACAGGTCCTGGGGCCGAGCTCCTTCTCAGGACGCCAAGCCTGAAAAGAATTAGCCGGACCTCAACGCCGGCAAGATAGACAATCGAAAGAGGCAGGAAGAGCGGGTTTGTCTTTCCAGTAGACATCACCGGAGGACTCCTCGCTCGGCAAGAAAGGAGACAGTCCTCTCCGAGGCGCCCATTCTGCCGAGAACTGTTCTGACGGCATGTTTCCCGGCCGTCGTTCTCTTACTCTTATCGCGCATCCATCCAAGCCAGATGTCACCCAGCTCGATCCCGTCTCTGCCGACTTTCCCGCCGCCGGATTCTATCAGAGCAAGAGCCGCATCCTTGCACTTTTCGAAATTCGGGCCGAAACTCACGGGAATTCCAAGGGCCGCCGGCTCAATGACATTGTGGCCTCCATACGGCTTGATAGTCCCGCCGACAAATGAAATATCAGCCGCTGAGAAAAACTTCCTGAGCTCACCAACAGTATCCAGAAGGACGACGTTAACCTGTGAGGCGTCACGCGAATCCGGCACAGTCCTTTTTCTGAAACTCAGCCCGGAGTTGGAGAGAATCCTTTCGACTTCCTTCACCCTTTTCATATGGCGGGGGGCGAGAACGAGAAGGGTCTCCGGAAACTCTCCCCGCACTTTCTCAAATGCGGCGACTATCTCCTCTTCTTCACCGGGCCTTGTGCTTCCCGCAACGACGACTCTTCTCTTTGAGCCAAGACCGAGTGATTCTCTGAGCAGCGCCTTCTCGTCAGGCGGAATCTCTCCCGGCGTGTTCATATCATCCTTCATGTTCCCCAGGACTTTCGTTCTTTCCCTTACCGCACCCAGGCGCAAGAACCTCTCCATGTCATCATCTGTCTGAACAATGACTGCATCCATTCCTGCAAGGATCGGCTTCAGAACCGGCCTCAAGAACCGGTAGCGCCCGGCACTCCTCTCGGAAAGTCTTCCATTTGCTATCGCACACTTTACGTGCGCTTTGCTTGCAGACCGGAGAAGGTTCGGCCAAAGCTCTGTTTCGAGAACGATGACAGCATCGGGAGAAATCCTCCTCAGTGCGGTCTCCGTACAAAGAGATGCATCGAGTGGAGCGAGGAAGACCTCTCCGGCCCCTGGAATCTTTTCGGCGGCCGCTGTCTTACCTGCTCTTGTCATTGACGACACAACCACGCCAATCCCCGGGAACCTCTTTCTTATTTCCCTGACAAGAGGGACGCACGCCGACATCTCCCCGACTGAAGCGCCGTGTATCCAGACCAGACGTCTTCCCTCTGCCTTTTTTCCCACAATGCCAAGACGCTCCCTGAGCTCGTCCCTGTTTAGCCTTCCCCTCAGGGCCGAGAGGGAGAG encodes:
- the lpxK gene encoding tetraacyldisaccharide 4'-kinase, with the protein product MSTGKTNPLFLPLSIVYLAGVEVRLILFRLGVLRRSSAPGPVISVGNLTAGGTGKTVVVEKVARLLAAMGAKPAVLTRGYGRSSRSTVAILGGKEDGEEPGFQVAGDEPLLLSQKLHDVPVVVGKRRVRSAFLASRTFGSKAFVLDDGFQHISLKRDLDIVLIDSAEFREMKYLLPAGPMRERWSSLGRAGLVVLTKTDEGERDILQRLKKRLPPGVPVLSETHRAVAVKFPWSGRVEGVEFLNGKNVIALSGIGRPSSFERLISRHGARVLHSLRYPDHHSYSKKDLKDAFLLQADKGASFVVTTEKDEKRIPFLPEYGKSLGVVVIEADFGGDEEKLKGCIEKAAGPILTAGRKTG
- a CDS encoding 3-deoxy-D-manno-octulosonic acid transferase → SEGREAPMKVSCPGAKTYTTNFRDTTLVCPMFFLYNILSIIVLPFYLSLSALRGRLNRDELRERLGIVGKKAEGRRLVWIHGASVGEMSACVPLVREIRKRFPGIGVVVSSMTRAGKTAAAEKIPGAGEVFLAPLDASLCTETALRRISPDAVIVLETELWPNLLRSASKAHVKCAIANGRLSERSAGRYRFLRPVLKPILAGMDAVIVQTDDDMERFLRLGAVRERTKVLGNMKDDMNTPGEIPPDEKALLRESLGLGSKRRVVVAGSTRPGEEEEIVAAFEKVRGEFPETLLVLAPRHMKRVKEVERILSNSGLSFRKRTVPDSRDASQVNVVLLDTVGELRKFFSAADISFVGGTIKPYGGHNVIEPAALGIPVSFGPNFEKCKDAALALIESGGGKVGRDGIELGDIWLGWMRDKSKRTTAGKHAVRTVLGRMGASERTVSFLAERGVLR